The Methanococcoides methylutens genome segment GAACATTTAACTCGCATGGCTTAGTCGAATACCGATAGCAGTAACCTCTGGCAGGATCAACCAGAGTTATTTGTTAAAGCACACAAAATTTGGAAGTTAACTAAGAATTGTCGGAAAAGAACTCTTTGTTTAATTAGAGAGTTGTTTTCTTTGCACAATAGTTGGTTAGTTCTTTTGATAGATAAAGTCACTATCAGTCAGAATTAACCGAACTGCCACTTTCAACGTCAGACCGGAAAAGCTCCGGTCTCCACTAATGATTTTGAAATGGAGGTGATTGAAATTCCACGCACGTTGTGCGGGATTCTCATAATACATCTCATCGCATATATACCTTCCTGATCGGAAGATTATGACACATTTTTGGAGAATGTATCGATATACGTGAAATGCATGACGTTTTTCGAACTCTCAGTAGATCGTGTCAGAATCGACAGCGACCAGCTCACTGAGAGCACCCCTACAATAGCTCACTCGTATTTATACGTTGTGTGTCAATGTGTGACACGGATATATATGCAAGGAGTAATGCTCAAATTTTGATTATAAAATAAGCGTTTTTCACAATTTATAATTGGAGAGTAATACAATAAAATAGTGATCACTGATCGGCATTTCTCTTTACTAAAATAAATTAAACATGATAGACGGATTACCTACCTCACAGGTCTTCACTTCGGCAGATTCACATGAACCGTTGTCCCACTACCTTCCTCACTCTCCACCCAGATCTTACCATTATGTGCTTCTACAATGTTCTTGCTGATGTACAGCCCCACTCCTGTGCCTCCATACTTGCGTCTGGTCGAGGCGTCGATCTGGTAAAACCTCTGAAACAGGATCGGCATCAATTCTTTTGGGATACCGATCCCGGTATCTTCAACACTAATGTGCAGATCGTCCCCTTCCTCTTGTGCAGTCACACTTATCCTGCCTCCTGATGGTGTGAATTTGATAGAATTATCAACAAGGTAGACCAATAGATCGGTCAATTTATCTTTATCCCCTTTTATTGAAGGTAAACTGTCAGGTATGTGCTTTTCAATGGTCAGATCATTCTCCCTGAACCGCGGAAGCATATCAGTAACAACGTGGTCCGTGATCTCTGCGATTCGGACCGGCTCAAATGTATATTCAATGGCACAGGCTTGCATCTTGCTAATGTAAAGGAGAGAATCAACAAGACGCCTGAGCCGCTCGGAGTTGCGCATGATCGTATTGACTGATTTTCTCTGCTCCTCATTAACTGAACCCAACGTTTCATCGGACAGGACCTGACTGTAGCCTTCGATGCAGGTAAGAGGTGTTTTGAGCTCATGGCTTACGTTCGACAGGAACTCATCCTTCATCCTGTCAAGGGATTTCAGTTCCTCGTTAGCGTTCGCAAGTTCCTCTGCGTATCGCTGAAGTGCATCCTCTGCCCGCTTGCGTATGGTGATGTCTTCAACAATACAGATGCCGCCCTTCAGAGTACCATCTTCAGATATGTTCGGGCTGAAGTCGGCCTTGATGGGTGTGATCTTGGTGCCAGTGGTGGGAATATACTCCCCCTCGTACTGTCCCGACCTCCTTTCCAGGACCGCCTCAAGAGCAAGCCGCATATTTTCATCCCTTAAGGATACCCCCATGTTAAAACCGACTACCTCTTCTTTCGGCAGACCAAGAATCTTAAGAAGGCTTTCATTACATTCAGTAACGATCCCGTTCTTATCAAAATGGAAGATCCCCAGCGGCGAATTCTCAAAGATAAGCCGGTACTTCGTCTCGGACTCACGTAACGCCTTATCTGTCTGTTTATTATTAGTAGTTAGGATAAACCAGCCCCCCATCACTCTGCAAGAGTTAATTTGCATTGTCCATGGACATAAATGTTGTTCCCTGATTCATGGGATCTACACAGTATTGTTACGCAGCATACGAAACAAAAACTGTATGCTAGATACTGTTGAACAGCTTTCAAGTGGGACGAGATAAAAAGGGATGATAAAGGAAGAGAACCGATAAAAAGCGGAAGAAATACTTCCTAACAAGAATCCAATGGCTTTGCCGAATATAATCCTCCGTTAGATATACCAAAAAAAATCACAAACTATAACACCCCTCAAATCTTTAACACTCCATACAACATTTTCCAGATCACGAATACAAAGGGGTACTCAATCTTGCCATCCACCAACCTTAACGATAACCAGCAAAAAGCAGTCACTTACACCAACGGTCCACTTCTTATCCTCGCAGGTCCCGGCTCAGGAAAGACATTCACCATCACAGAGAAAGTGGTCGATCTTACCGAAAAATCCCTCCTTCCTGAAAAGATACTGGCACTCACATTCTCAGAAAAAGCAGCCGGAGAGATGCAGGAAAGGATCGAGAACAAGATAGGTGTTGGAAGCGGCATCACAGTTTCCACATTCCACTCATTCTGCAATGACCTGATACGTGAGTTCTCCCTTTACCTTGGCATAAACCAGAATGCAAAACTGATTTCAAAGGAACACTCCCACGTCTGGGGGATCAAGAACATCGACTCATTCGATTTCCAGAACCTGGCAATCCCGACACAACCATACGACCTCATCACAAGCCTGCTGGAAGGCGTCTCCCAGCTGAAGGACCACCTGATCCCACCAAAGGAACTGGCTGAATATGCAGGCAGGAAGCTGGAAGATGCCAGCATTGACGAAGGTGAAAGGGATGTCCTGCTGAAGCTGAGCGACCTTGCAAGGTTCTATGAGCATTACCAGCAGTACAAGAGTGACAACGGGTTCCTTGACTACGATGACATGATCTCCATGGCCTGCAACCTCCTTGAGACGAACGATGTTGTCAGGAACATGGTGAAGGCCAGATATGACTATGTGCTCGTGGACGAGTTCCAGGACACCAATTTTGCACAACTGTTCCTGGTTCACATGATAGCGGATGGCAATAACCTGACCTGTGTGGCTGACGATGACCAGTGTATCTACCGTTTCAGGGGAGCATATCTTGCCAACATCGAGCAATTGCAGGAATACTACCATTCCCTTGAGAAGATCCCGCTTGAGAAGAACTACAGGTCAAGCTCACAGATCGTATAGCTGTCCCAGCAGCTCATTGCGAACAACCCGCAGAGGCAGGAAAAGAACCTCACGGCCCACAATGGTGAGAAGAGCGAGGTGAAGGTTGTCAAAGCACCTGATGATGTGAGCGAGGCAGAGTGGGTCGCTGAAGAGATCACGAACACGATCAATGAAGGCGTTCGCCCAGGGGAGATCTTCATACTTACCCGAAAAAGGGCTGACGGAAAGAAGTTCAGCGAATCATTGAAGCAGAGGATGGTGCCGGTGGAATTCGTAGGCAGCCTCCAGCTGAACCGTTTCCCGGTGGTGAGGGAAGCGATGGCATACCTCCACGTGGTGGCTGATCCGTTCAACAACGGGATCGCCTTTGCAAAGATACTGTCAAGGGAAGGAGTGAGCGAGCACAACCTGCAGAAGATCAACCTTCAGGCATTGAAGATCAGCAGAGATGACAGCGATACAGGGGACGGGATATATTCCGTGCTGCTCTACCAGCTTGATGAAATTGACATCGGCCAGAAGGACCTGATCAGGTCCATCGTGTCCCGGCTCAATGAGCTGATCGAATACAAGAAGATCCACCTGCCATCGGATACTGTGAAGCACCTGCTGTCCGAGAAGACCGATTTCTACAGGACACAGCTGCAGGAGGATACACAGGCATCCAGAAGGAACATTTCCATCCTGAACTCCCTTGTGACCACTGTGGAAGACCTTGAACTTGTTGATGGCGGCAGTGAACTGGAGACCGTGGTCGAGGACCTGGAGCTGGTCTTCGGCCTAGACCTGGACGAGGGAGTGTCCAGTGATGAGGATACTGTCAAGGTGATGACGATCCACCAGTCCAAGGGCAAGGAAGCGAAGGTGGTGTTCGTCTGCGACATGGCCACCAGACACCTTCCTCTGAACTACAGGAGAAAGGCCTTCACCGTGCCAAAGGAGCTATCAAAGGGCCGCCAGAGGGATGTGGACGAGAAGGTGCTGCACCTTGAGGAGGAAAGAAGGCTGGCCTATGTTGCCATGACAAGGGCAAAGGAAGAGCTTTACCTGGTGTTCCCTGAAAAATATGAAGGCAACAAACGGAAGGTCTCCCCCAGCGAGTTCCTCACACAACTTGAGTACACGTCAAATCCGCTGGTCGGGTATATCGAAGCAGAGCAGTTCGAAAGGAAGAGCGAGGTGGAGGACGTCTCACCCCTGATGAAGAAAAAAGACGAGTACCTCTGGATGCTCGGCATGTATTCAAAGCAGGGACAGTTAAAGCAGGCCCTGGAATCCCTTGTGGTCCTCGCCCAGCTCAGGGAGATCGAGGCCGAAGGCAACCTGTCCGCTTTTGATGCAAAGGATTTCCTGCAGGTCAACCCTAAGCAACCTCAGGAGCTGGAGGACCTGATCGACAACAAAATCCCGCCCCTTGTGGACCCGAACATGAGATTCTCGGCTTCAAAGATAAAGACATACCAGGACTGCCCGCTGAAATTCAAGTACGGGACAGTCCTCAACATTCCCACTCCGCAGAAGACCTATTTCCAGGTCGGTACAGATGTCCACTCCGTCTACGAACAACTGTCCCGAATGGACATGAAGGGAGAATCCATTGATATCTCCACAGCCAACCAGCTGCTGGATGACATCTGGGACCCTGCTGCCTACCCTTCCAGGACCCAGGAACAACAGGAACACGGCAAGATGAAGCAGATGATGGACTTCTGGTTCCGCTTTGAGGCCGACAATCCCAACGAGACCGTTGCAGTGGAAGAATTCTTCGACCTTGACCTGAACGGTGCCCATTTCGGAGGGGTCATCGATAGAATAGACCGGACCCCGACAGGCGAATACATCGTCATCGACTACAAGACCGGCAAGACCACCCTCTCAAAGAACAAGATGAAGGACGATGTCCAGCTGGCCCTCTATTGCCTGGCCGTGAAGGAGATGTACGGCAAGCTCCCGGTACAAGCCGGATTGCTTTATGTCAACCCCGAGGTCCAGGAGCTTCGTATGATGAATGTCGATGAGGAGAGGATTAGTGTTGTGGTTGATGGGATCAATGCTGTGGTTGCAAGGGTTTTAAAGGATGACTTTGAGGTTGAAGGGGAGCCGAATTGTTATTTCTGTGATTTTAAGGGGATCTGTGAGTGGAGGGAGGGGGAGTGAGTTTTATATTTTAGAAATCAGTAAATATTTATTTTCTGTTCAATGAGGGGTACAAAAATAGCTCAGATATTAAAAGAACAAGATAGTCTCGATGAGGCAGGTGGCAAGAGAATCTTAGGAGGAATTATAGCAATAATCCTGGGTCTATTGACACTCTATTTCACTGAAAGTGGTCTAATAGGCTTCGGCCTTATCGTTGTAGGAATCATAGTAGTCCAGCAGGGAAATGCTTTTTGGAAAGGAGCAGATGGAGAAAATATGGTCACTAACCTTCTTGAGAACCTGCCTTATAATTGGTCTGTACTTAACGACATGGTGGTAGGCTCTTCACAGATCGATCATATTGTAGTTTGTCCTAAAGGCGTTTACACGATTGAAACTAAGAATTATAGAGGAACAATCTATGGGAATGCTGAAAAGAAGGAATGGATGCAAGTTTTCCCTAATGGTTCAAAATATGACTTTTATAATCCAGTTAAACAAGGCAACAAGCATTCTTTAGAATTAAGTAGATATCTTGAATCAAATGGGCTCAAAACGTGGGTTAACACCGTAGTTGTGTTCCCGAGTGACGAAGTAGAATTGAAAGTATATTCACCAAAAACACAAGTGTTGTATCTTAAAGATGTAGCTGCATATTTTATGAATCAGAAAGATTCAATTGATCAGAATACCTGTGATGATATTGTGAAGTGTATACAGAATTTGAATCCTGCAGAGTATGAGAACGTTGGTTACAATAATTGATTTGTTGACAGTTCTATTGGGATACTGAGAATGGTATTCAACTTATATTGAATTTTAGTCAGGAAAGAGTAGAAAACTGTGAAGTTTCTCTGGAAAAATAAAACAGAAATTCCAATAGAACAAGTTGTACTTTTGTAAAAGGTTATTTAAAGAAATATTAACAGATTAAACTAATAGTCATATTCGAGTTGACGGGGGACAAATCAATCATGAACACAGACCAAAGAAATCAAACAATCAAAATCATCACAGCAGTAACGTTCCTGATAATGATCACCGTCAACGCACTGGCCAACATCCTCCCCATCAATGACATGACCACCGGCCAGCTCTCAGACTCCTACCCCAATCTTTTTGCCCCTGCAGGAGCAACCTTTGCGATCTGGGGACTCATATATCTATTACTGGGCGGCTACACACTTTACCAGCTCGGCATCTTTCAGGGAAACACAACCACCGACAGGACCGAGCTCATCTATAAGATCGGAATCCTGTTCTCTGTATCTTCCATTGCCAATACATCCTGGATCTTCGCATGGCACTATGAAATAATCCCATTATCCATGTTGCTGATGATTGTTATACTCATTTGCCTGATCCTGATAAATCAACTTACAAGCAGGGAACATTTTTCTAAAGACGAATACTTCTTTATCAGGCTTCCTTTTAGCGTTTACTTCGGATGGATCACAGTAGCAACCATTGCCAATGCCACTGTACTCCTTGTCAGCCTGGGCTGGAAAGACTTCATTTTGAGTGACGCTTCCTGGACTGTTATAGTAATTGCTTTAGGACTTGTTATCGGCCTTGTGACAATGCTGAAGAACAGGGATGTTGCCTACGGGCTTGTTATTGTCTGGGCTTATTCGGGGATATTGCTAAAGCATACATCGCCTGAAGGATTTGGGGGGCAGAATCCCGTGATTATCAATACGACGATTGGGTGTATTGTTTTGTTGCTTCTTGGTGTGGTTTATTTGTTGATTTCGAAAAGGAAGAGGATGGGGTATTGAATAAGGAAGATATAATGGACAAGATACTGCAATTAACTCCTGAGACAGCTAGGAGGGTATTCATAGATTATAGAGGTACTCTGAAGAGGATACAAGATAAAATAAGGCTAACAGGAGAAATAAAACTCAATGCAAGGTTTATGATAGTACTTGCAGATAAGCTCATGTGAGAGCTTATTCCTCTTTTTCTTTTTTGTTGCTTTGTAAACTTAATTTATGTGATTTTGCTTTATCGTTAAATTCAGGTAGGCAGTTAAACTTTTCAATATAGGTTGCAAAGCACTCATATTCAAATTTTGCTACTTTTCCCATAGTTCTTAAATCTTCAGGATAATTTGTCTTTACATCGCATATGAATGGACGAACAGAAACAAAAAGTACGTTAAGAAGGTCTTGAAGGTTTTGATATTTATACATAAACCTGTCAGCTCCTACATGCTTTGTCTTTCCATTAATAGTACTATTAAACTGCTTTAAACGACCTTTTAGTCCAGCTCGTGAATTTAGACATACCCACATATTTAATTTCACGAATCCAACTGAAATCTTGTCCAGACAAATCCAATTCTGAAAGAGCTATGCAATAAATTCCCGGATATTCAATATCAGGTAGGTTATCCCTGACTCACCATTTTACCCATTTAGTAAATATAGTCTCATCCATTTGATATTCCTTTTTGTCTTACAAGTTCATCGAGTGTTTTACCGTCTTTGTCCTTCCAAAGCATCCATCCATTAGCAGCTCTGCCTAGTACAACTGATGCCGACATGGATGGTGAAGAAAAAGTAAAATCTTCTTGGTAAACATAGACACCATCTTCTTCCTTTACAATTCCCTTTTCTAATAAATTGGCTCTAAATGCCCGTATACTTGGTTGAAGAGAAGTTGTTTCTTCCATATTTGATTTTGATCCCTTATTAACAACAAAACCTTCTTCAGTATATTCACCAATGGCATTTGCATTTTTGCTCTTGCAGAAATATGTGTGTCTCTTGCTACGTTTTGTTTGTTCAAAAATAGGATAACCAAGAGTAGCCATTATAATCTTTAATTCATCAAAGAAACGTAAAACGAAATCCCGGTCTTGATCTGTTAAAGATGATTTAGTAGGAGTATTACTATTTTCAAGAGTACATTTATTGACTAATTTAGCCTGCTCACAAGCATGATTTTCAAGATATTTAATGTGAGCTTTGTTCAAGTTATTTTTCTCTGAAACAAAGCATATAGCTTGATTCCAGAAATCCTTCTTTTTGTGGTGATCGCTTAAACGAACAGTCAGTATTTCAGATTCACCAACATACACTTTTGGTTTTCCAACTTCATCTTTTTCGCCGATTAGAAAATATAATCCTGGCTGTTCAAGCTCTGATCTTTTTAGGCCTGCGTCTAATTTTGCTCTAGGAATGGAAACAGCTTTGACAATAGAATCAAAGAATTCACATATTTTTACTCCCTGTGGATTGGCATCTGGCAGGTAAATTGAAATTGTTCTTCCTATTGTCATGAATCGATCCTCAGAATAATTAGTTTTATTGACAAACTTCAAAACATATTCTATTTATATGTATAAATAAGTTAATATTGAATTAATATGTGATTGTTTTTTGGATCAATTTAGATAGAAGGAGAGAAAAATGAATAATGAAAGATACGTTGAATTCTATCGCATAGCACAAAGTGTACTTGGTGATAAGCTTGTAAAGCCTATTGAAGAGGATAAAGAAATAATATCAGAATGGGTATCAAATGAAGGTTGGTTAATGTTACCATTGCCCTCTGAATCATGCATGAGTGATGCAAAAAACCGTAGGGGACCAAATATTTATGTTTCTGCTAGTGATGAAGAGATCATAATTGGGATTGCAGTAAATACGTTAGAGTCAGTATACCAGTTAAAAAACATTCTTCATGAATTCCACAACAAGGAAAAAAGCGATTTACTTCATGAAATTACCCGATTAGATGACTCTTTTTTAACAAAAGTAGAACGTAAAATAAAGGAGAAACATTTTAATCAAGCACCTAAATATCAGAATGAAATTAAGATACAATCAAATAAGTTGGATAATGAGTCAATCAATGAGATTTTTTTCATCGTGGATAAGATTCGAGAAGATGGATTGAATTTAAAGAAATCCCGAGGTACATCTCATCCTATTGAAACCCCTAGAATAGAACTTACAGGTACGTTATTTGAAAATGATGATGAGATATTCAGAGAAAAACTCAGTTCTATTAAACCTATTTTTGAGACGTGTATTAATATTAAAAGTAGAACTGAATTGAATAAAATAGACAAAGAGAAAATTGTAGTAATTTGTGCAAAATGCAAAGAAATTATTCCCGAAAGTGAATGCTCTACTGGGACATTTTGTAAAAAATGTGGCTCACTTTTAAAAAGAACAAAAATGAAAAAGATTGATGATTCATATCATTTGAGAAGTGATTAAAAAGGTAAAAAATATTTTCTTTTTTTAGCTCAAATTACTTCCTAAAATTCTGAGTACCTTGATTTCAAGATACCTATATCCCCCATAAATGTTCAGGTAGAATAATTCGAACCCATCCACGCACCCTATAAATACCATAACCACCCCACCTTAACTCATGCAAGAACTCCTCACCCTCCTGCAAAAATCAAAATACTGCGTCATCCTCACTGGCGCAGGGATATCCACGCTTTCAGGCATACCGGACTTCCGGGGGAAGGACGGGATCTATAACAAGTTCGATGCGGACCTGATCTTTTCAATAGACTACTTCAACGAGGATCCTTCGTATTTTTATACGCATTCCAGGGGACTGATATATGATCTTGAGAGGAAGGAGCCGAACATCGTCCATAAGGCCCTGGCAGAGCTTGAGAGGAGAGGGATCGTTAAGGCGGTGATCACGCAGAACATTGATATGTTGCACCAGAGGGCGGGTTCTGAGAACGTTATCGAGGTTCACGGGTCTCCGGCGAGGCATACGTGTCTTGCGTGCGGGAAGAAGTATTCCTTTGAGGAAGTTGTGGGGCTTCTTGAGAAGGAAGAGATTCCCATGTGCAATGAGTGCGGGGGGCTGATCAAGCCGGATGTTGTGTTCTATGGGGAGATGCTTGAGCATGATGTGATCGAAAAGGCCATTGAGGAGAGCTCTAAGGCAGACCTCATCATTGTGCTGGGATCAACACTGGTGGTCCAGCCGGCGGCTACGCTTCCGTTGTATACGCTGGATAACGGCGGGGAGCTTGTTATTGTTAACAATATGGCGACTCCGCTGGATGATTATGCAACCGGGAAGTATGATGACCTTGTGGAAGTTTTCAGTTATCTGGATGAAGTAATGGGTCTTAACATTTCAGAACATATATAAATGAATACAGCTTAAAGAGCTGATACATATATAATTTAAAAACGATGAATATGAAACTGATACCGGATCACATAGCAGAGGCTGAACCACAGGCACACGGGCAGTTGATACTGTCCTTTGCCTTCATGTTCCTGTTCCTGCTGTTCCCCTTCGTCAGCTGGGAGGTCCTTATCGGCCTCTTCTTCTCCTTATTTGTAGCCATCAGGTATCTTGAGGACAGACCAGACGCATTGGGAATGTTCGAACCGATGTTGAAGATACGATCGCCTCAGTATCTGGTAGTTTCGATCTTCATCCTGCTTCTGGTAAGCTTTGTGCTCAACCTGTTCTCTGCCACATATCCGCTCTTTGTGATAGGGCAGACGATCACCATATCGACCATGGGTCTGGGAGTTGCAACCATCGTTCGTTGCCACATGAAATCAAAGTATATTTACCTTACAAAGAATGAATACCCTTCAAAGAAATACAAAGATGAAACCAACGTCCTGAATCTCATACCTTCAAGCATCTCAATGCTTATCACCGGAATTATCTTCGCATTCATCGCCGGTGCCTGGATAGTCTACTGGCAGGATTCCGGCATATCCTATAATCTGGTGTTCTTTGTAGCAGTAATAGGCTCAATAACGGCTGCACTTTTCGAATCCATACCATCCAGGATAAATGAGAATATTTCCATCCCGCTTGGTGCAGGAATGGCAATGTGGCTTTTCGTCTCCTTTGGCTATTCCATACCACCCCAGCAGATATTATTCGCCCTTCTGTTCTCATTGTTCTTAGGATACCTTGCGTATTATGCAAAGATAGCAGACATATCCGCATCCCTGAGTGCCACCCTTATCGGTGTCCTCATCATAGCGTTCAGCAATATCTACTGGTTCGTCCTGCTGCTGACATTCTTCATACTTGGAGGCATGTTCACCAAGTACAAGTACAAACTGAAAGAATCCATGGGCATTGCAGAATCAAAGGGCGGTGTGCGAACCTACGAGAATGTTTTCAGCAACAGTACAGCAGCCCTCATACTGGCCATCGCATACGGGATCTACCCGCAATATGGCGAACTGATCATCTTCGCATACCTTGGTACAGTAGCAACCGCTGCAGGTGACACCCTTGCCAGCGAGATCGGTACGACCTCCAACCAGAAGCCAAGGATGATAACCACCCTCAAGACTGTCAGGACCGGCATCGATGGCGGAGTTACCCTGCTTGGAGAACTTTCATCCATAGGCGGATCTGCAGTCATCGCTATCCTTGCAGTGGCTTTCGGCATGGTGGACAATATCACCGCAGCCCTTTTCATAACCATCACAGGTGGTTTCCTGGGTACGAATGTTGACAGCCTTCTGGGTGCTACCCTCCAGAGTAGAGGAGTGTTATCTAACAGTGGTGTCAATTTTGTAGCTACCTTCATAGGTGCAATTATCTCTGCAGGCCTCTATCTACTGCTTTTCTAACCGTTGCAGATAGTACCCCATAACTTAAACTTCAGCAAAACTATATCATCTTCGAAAACAATTTCTTATTATGAAAGTAAATGGCATTGCACGTGAAACGCTGGAGTTCATCCTGGGTGTCAGCAAGGCATCGGCCCCGAACGAGTTTGCCGGGCTTTTGCAGGTGGAGAAAGAAGTGATCGCAGAGGTCCTCATACTTCCGGGAACCGAGTCCAGTGATCAGAATGCTGTTATCAAGCTGTTCATGATGCCAAACGTATCATCCGTGGGATCGGTACATAGCCATCCCGGGCCTAACATAACTCCTTCAAAGGCCGACCTCCGGCTCTTCGGGAAGACAGGAAGCTATCACATCATTGTAGGAGAGCCTTATGATGAGAACAGCTGGCAATGTTACAATGCTGATGGCGAGCCTATTGATCTACCTGTACTGGATGTTGAACTGGATGAACCGGAATTCATCTGATGCTGTGGTATCTACAACATATTAATTTCTATTTTAGTTATTGCAGTCTGAAATTACTCATCCTGCATCTTCTTGTGGACGAGGCCACCGAGCCAGAAGCCCACCATTCCAATTGCAAAGGCTGCCGGTATGAGAATAAGCATCTTAAAGCCGAGTGGTTCCATAAGAGGGAAGCCCACTGCTACGAAAGCAAGAATGAAAAAGATGTAGCCTGCATACTGTGCCTGTCTTCTGGAGATATTGCTCTTTGACATGATGGTCACTTTGTAATATCTGATAGTATTTAAAGGAAACAGATAACATTGATATGCATCCATCAAAAGTTATCACCATATATGACTTATAATTCAAAAAAGTAAAGCGGAATTATTCACTGATGATCTCGTCATCAACTGGTATCGTAAAAGTGAACTTGCTGCCTTTTCCAACTTCGCTTTCAACCCGGACATTCCCGCCATGCATTTCCACAAACTTCTTAACAAGAGCAAGACCAAGCCCTGTACCACCATATTCACTTGAAGTTGAGGAATCCACCTGAATGAAAGGATAGAACAATTTACCCCGGTCTTTTTGTGAGATGCCTACGCCAGTATCTTCTACAAAAATAGAAATTAACTTGTCAGACCTTTCCACCCCTATTGTCACAGAACCACCCTGATCGGTGAACTTGATCGCATTGCTTACAAGATTATAGAGTATCTGCTTGAGCTTCAATGGATCTGCCACTATAGAAAAATCTTCCATGTTAATGCTGTATTTCAGTTCAATATTCTTCTTTTTTGCAAGAGGCATCATGGTCGACGTTATCCCATTGATGATAGCAAGAATGGCAAATTTTTCAGGGAAAAGCTCCATCTTACCAGCTTCGATCTTTGAAATATCAAGAAGATCATTGACTATTTCTAAAAGATGTTTGCCGTTTTTAATAACATTTGACAGATATTTTTTTTGGATGTCACTTAAAGTACCAAAATTCTCATTGTACAGAACATCCGAGAACCCTATGATCGAATTGAGAGGAGTCCTCAGCTCATGATTCATATTTGCTATAAATTCGGTCTTGGCCCGATTGGCATTTTCAGCAGCGATCTTTGCAGCTATAAGCATATCTTCAGCATTTTTGCATTCAAGACCTGCACCTATGATCTGAGAAACCATATTAAGAATATCGAGATCTTCTTTTGTCCACTCCCCGGCATTTAGGACATCATCAAGACCAAGG includes the following:
- a CDS encoding PAS domain-containing sensor histidine kinase, with the translated sequence MQINSCRVMGGWFILTTNNKQTDKALRESETKYRLIFENSPLGIFHFDKNGIVTECNESLLKILGLPKEEVVGFNMGVSLRDENMRLALEAVLERRSGQYEGEYIPTTGTKITPIKADFSPNISEDGTLKGGICIVEDITIRKRAEDALQRYAEELANANEELKSLDRMKDEFLSNVSHELKTPLTCIEGYSQVLSDETLGSVNEEQRKSVNTIMRNSERLRRLVDSLLYISKMQACAIEYTFEPVRIAEITDHVVTDMLPRFRENDLTIEKHIPDSLPSIKGDKDKLTDLLVYLVDNSIKFTPSGGRISVTAQEEGDDLHISVEDTGIGIPKELMPILFQRFYQIDASTRRKYGGTGVGLYISKNIVEAHNGKIWVESEEGSGTTVHVNLPK
- a CDS encoding GIY-YIG nuclease family protein; its protein translation is MTIGRTISIYLPDANPQGVKICEFFDSIVKAVSIPRAKLDAGLKRSELEQPGLYFLIGEKDEVGKPKVYVGESEILTVRLSDHHKKKDFWNQAICFVSEKNNLNKAHIKYLENHACEQAKLVNKCTLENSNTPTKSSLTDQDRDFVLRFFDELKIIMATLGYPIFEQTKRSKRHTYFCKSKNANAIGEYTEEGFVVNKGSKSNMEETTSLQPSIRAFRANLLEKGIVKEEDGVYVYQEDFTFSSPSMSASVVLGRAANGWMLWKDKDGKTLDELVRQKGISNG
- a CDS encoding NAD-dependent protein deacylase, with the translated sequence MQELLTLLQKSKYCVILTGAGISTLSGIPDFRGKDGIYNKFDADLIFSIDYFNEDPSYFYTHSRGLIYDLERKEPNIVHKALAELERRGIVKAVITQNIDMLHQRAGSENVIEVHGSPARHTCLACGKKYSFEEVVGLLEKEEIPMCNECGGLIKPDVVFYGEMLEHDVIEKAIEESSKADLIIVLGSTLVVQPAATLPLYTLDNGGELVIVNNMATPLDDYATGKYDDLVEVFSYLDEVMGLNISEHI
- a CDS encoding ATP-dependent DNA helicase; amino-acid sequence: MANNPQRQEKNLTAHNGEKSEVKVVKAPDDVSEAEWVAEEITNTINEGVRPGEIFILTRKRADGKKFSESLKQRMVPVEFVGSLQLNRFPVVREAMAYLHVVADPFNNGIAFAKILSREGVSEHNLQKINLQALKISRDDSDTGDGIYSVLLYQLDEIDIGQKDLIRSIVSRLNELIEYKKIHLPSDTVKHLLSEKTDFYRTQLQEDTQASRRNISILNSLVTTVEDLELVDGGSELETVVEDLELVFGLDLDEGVSSDEDTVKVMTIHQSKGKEAKVVFVCDMATRHLPLNYRRKAFTVPKELSKGRQRDVDEKVLHLEEERRLAYVAMTRAKEELYLVFPEKYEGNKRKVSPSEFLTQLEYTSNPLVGYIEAEQFERKSEVEDVSPLMKKKDEYLWMLGMYSKQGQLKQALESLVVLAQLREIEAEGNLSAFDAKDFLQVNPKQPQELEDLIDNKIPPLVDPNMRFSASKIKTYQDCPLKFKYGTVLNIPTPQKTYFQVGTDVHSVYEQLSRMDMKGESIDISTANQLLDDIWDPAAYPSRTQEQQEHGKMKQMMDFWFRFEADNPNETVAVEEFFDLDLNGAHFGGVIDRIDRTPTGEYIVIDYKTGKTTLSKNKMKDDVQLALYCLAVKEMYGKLPVQAGLLYVNPEVQELRMMNVDEERISVVVDGINAVVARVLKDDFEVEGEPNCYFCDFKGICEWREGE
- a CDS encoding ATP-dependent helicase, which translates into the protein MPSTNLNDNQQKAVTYTNGPLLILAGPGSGKTFTITEKVVDLTEKSLLPEKILALTFSEKAAGEMQERIENKIGVGSGITVSTFHSFCNDLIREFSLYLGINQNAKLISKEHSHVWGIKNIDSFDFQNLAIPTQPYDLITSLLEGVSQLKDHLIPPKELAEYAGRKLEDASIDEGERDVLLKLSDLARFYEHYQQYKSDNGFLDYDDMISMACNLLETNDVVRNMVKARYDYVLVDEFQDTNFAQLFLVHMIADGNNLTCVADDDQCIYRFRGAYLANIEQLQEYYHSLEKIPLEKNYRSSSQIV
- a CDS encoding nuclease-related domain-containing protein, with the protein product MRGTKIAQILKEQDSLDEAGGKRILGGIIAIILGLLTLYFTESGLIGFGLIVVGIIVVQQGNAFWKGADGENMVTNLLENLPYNWSVLNDMVVGSSQIDHIVVCPKGVYTIETKNYRGTIYGNAEKKEWMQVFPNGSKYDFYNPVKQGNKHSLELSRYLESNGLKTWVNTVVVFPSDEVELKVYSPKTQVLYLKDVAAYFMNQKDSIDQNTCDDIVKCIQNLNPAEYENVGYNN